Below is a window of Carassius gibelio isolate Cgi1373 ecotype wild population from Czech Republic chromosome B23, carGib1.2-hapl.c, whole genome shotgun sequence DNA.
agtaaaatttcctTACCCGACCCGCAGGTTATGAGGCAACCTATTATAATTCAGCTATcgaactgcccagctatttcatttcagcaccgcatttcagaCATGCGCGCCGAATGAGGATTAGCGCGTGTAGCCGATGAagtccacaaacagacgtacatcgtctgcagatataaggtatttcattgcactttaacaagtaatctgaatggcctatatacagtatgtgcaatattttaaacgagccctcgctaactgagtttaatgccacagttatgttagaatgcatcccACTCATGTTTCTGTAGCGGTGCGTCGAGTTTGTCATGAAGTGCACAGTCCGGagtgctgtatgactgatgcatcagttcaattcacCTTTATTCCAAAtgacttacctgttttgaattgCTTACGTTATATTTAATGTGTTCGTTTATGCCCCATACTGgagttaaactgttggacttaaaatctactattgattttcaccgttatGCTATGACTAGAACAAAGAGAATTTGGAAAatcaaaaaagttaatgtcaagccctgccTACAGTGTACAGTAGTGAAGTGTGAAAGTgccatacagccaagtatggtgacccatactcagaatccgaCTGACTGTAGCGGTCTTATAAAAGAAAGAGGAACTGAATCTTCTGTCAGTATAAATTTGTACAATATAAACGTATCTTCCACTTCTCTGATCAGCTGTTAACTAGACAAGAAGAAAGAACTTAAAAAATTTGTGGgggttttatatatttcatatcagACGGGTTTGATCCCATTTAGTTAGAGATGAGACAGTTTATTGTCTTGTAAACCATCCCTGAAAGAAGCAGGTAAGAACTAAATATTTAGTCAACTAATTTAGTATATTCACACAGTAATAAATGTAGATACATTGATTAATAACTGATAATTAATTACTGATTaactaacatttttctttttttgtctaaataaaaagGCAGATTTGTTCTGGAGCATATTCTTAACAGAAAATGTTGAAAGGGAACAAAGAACCGACTCTGATCTGGTAGTTTCCAACTGCAGAACAACATGACTGATGAGAATACAACATATGACTATGTCACAGAATATGATGACCAACTGTGTCGCAAAGAGCAGATGGTAAAAATTGGATCCATTATTATTCCAATTTTTTTCACAGCAGTGGTTGTATTGAGCTGCATTGGTAACATCCTCGTTTTGATAATCCTTGCACTCTATGAGAGCATCAAACCCCTGACCAATTTCTTCATCCTCAATTTAGCCGTGTCAGATCTGCTGTTCACTATTGGACTTCCATTCTGGGCCTCGTACTATGTCCGGGGTTGGACATTTGGAGATGCTGGCTGTAAAGCTGTGAAGTTCTTCTTCTATTTGGGCTTTTACAGCAGCGTGTTGTTCTTGACTCTAATGACCGTTCAGCGTTACATGGCAGTGGTTCATCCTCTGTCCGACTGGGAGAGATCCAGAGGCCTTTCTTTATCTCCTTATATCGTTTGGATCCTGAGTTTAACGGTTGCACTGCTCGGTTCACTTCAAAGTGAAGTCATGATAGAATCTGGCAGCCTATACTGTGAATATGGCAGCATTGAATGGAAAACCAGCATTgcttattttcaaaatgtttttttcttcattggatttgtAATCATGGGTTACTGCTATGGCAGAATGCTTCGGACGATCTCAAAATCACGGACTAAGAAGAAACACAAGACTGTTAGACTAATATTCTCCATCGCAATGGTGTTTTTTATCGGTTGGGCTCCATATAACATAGTCGTGTTCCTAAGATCTTTGGCCATCCCTCCATTGACAGACTGTGAAGTAAGCAAAAGACTTGACTACGCATATTATGCTTGCCGAATGATAGCCTTCTCCCACTGTTGCTTGAACcctgtgttttatgtttttgttggcGTAAAATTCAGGAATCATCTAAAAATGATTCTGCAGAagctcattcaaaaaaaaaaaaaactccaagcCACAGAGGGAAAAATGCAGTCGCAGGGTTCAATTTACTGAGAGAAAACTCAAGTACTTTTACCAATTGCAGCGAACCAACTTATTTGGAGTGTTAAAATACTGTTTGAATGATGTACATAGAGATgctgttgtaatttttttattattattattgttaatatgttGGAATTGATTATTACAACCTGATCTGCTTgattaaaattcaaataaagtgCCATTTTGCAGGAGAATTCCCTGCTTTATCAAGCATTCAGTTGTAAATTATAATCAGTTTTCTTATTTTTGTGGTTAAAGTTCTCAtttttttctatgtaaaaatAGCTTAAAGTAAGTAATGGAAGAACCAACAAATGTGTAGTCATTAATGAAGAAACAATTTCTacactaaactaaattaaatcgATTTATCTTCTTGCATGTACTACTGTATGACTTTCATGTTTATGTCACTGCCTGTACGGTTTGTTAAATGGATAATGCAGAGTAGATAAACTGCATGAGCATGAAGTATGAGTCCAGTTATAAACCATCTGCTATTacgcactcttaaaaataaaggtttattgGCATCTGTAGTAGTGAACAACCTTTAGTATCCATTGAATCTTTT
It encodes the following:
- the LOC128011564 gene encoding chemokine XC receptor 1 — protein: MTDENTTYDYVTEYDDQLCRKEQMVKIGSIIIPIFFTAVVVLSCIGNILVLIILALYESIKPLTNFFILNLAVSDLLFTIGLPFWASYYVRGWTFGDAGCKAVKFFFYLGFYSSVLFLTLMTVQRYMAVVHPLSDWERSRGLSLSPYIVWILSLTVALLGSLQSEVMIESGSLYCEYGSIEWKTSIAYFQNVFFFIGFVIMGYCYGRMLRTISKSRTKKKHKTVRLIFSIAMVFFIGWAPYNIVVFLRSLAIPPLTDCEVSKRLDYAYYACRMIAFSHCCLNPVFYVFVGVKFRNHLKMILQKLIQKKKKLQATEGKMQSQGSIY